The Arachis hypogaea cultivar Tifrunner chromosome 14, arahy.Tifrunner.gnm2.J5K5, whole genome shotgun sequence genome has a segment encoding these proteins:
- the LOC112743137 gene encoding uncharacterized protein gives MEWKLKFSNAVVHRLTESGSDHAPIFMETEPQSWHSKRRFKYQECWCGEEDVKRIVSEVWRMEVVGSAMFSLAQKLKVCRHRLVQWQKTHKANSRKEIEDLQAKIEELRVAGINGGEEVTSLEEKLELAYLKEESYWREKSRIKWLKEGDQNTRFFHQKFQSRMRRNRIWRLVGRDNEIASKPEDIAKIAEDYFCDVFTSSCSADPNPYLEDLESKVTASMNRRLQRPVTMDEVKRATFSVHAQSAPGDDGFTAKFFHFFWDIVGGDIFKAVRSFFHSGRILKSFNHTQICLIPKVPDASDMTQSAPNTSQSILELLETYEGFSGQKVNLNKSAIFFSHNTPQNTRLAVAQTLNIEHIGAQDKYLGLPSIVQKSKKATFGAIKDKVQKRIMCWKRSILSSGGRHTLLRAVGEAIPIYTVSCFKLPDTLLTEIHSMLSQFWWGQKGVERRMVWIKWDTMTRPKKDGGLGDQGSKGAKFGFIGQAMLASNEIP, from the exons ATGGAATGGAAGTTGAAGTTTTCGAATGCAGTGGTGCACAGGCTCACAGAGTCAGGCTCGGATCATGCTCCAATTTTCATGGAAACCGAACCTCAATCCTGGCATAGTAAAAGGCGGTTTAAATACCAGGAATGTTGGTGTGGAGAAGAGGATGTCAAGAGAATTGTCAGTGAAGTGTGGAGAATGGAAGTTGTAGGCTCGGCTATGTTCTCCTTGGCCCAAAAGTTGAAAGTTTGTAGACATAGACTAGTTCAATGGCAGAAAACTCACAAAGCAAACTCCCGAAAAGAAATTGAGGACcttcaagctaaaatagaggagTTGCGGGTGGCTGGAATCAATGGGGGAGAGGAGGTTACCAGTTTGGAAGAGAAGTTGGAGCTggcatatttgaaagaagagagctATTGGCGAGAAAAATCTAGAATCAAGTGGCTAAAAGAAGGAGATCAGAACACTAGATTCTTTCACCAGAAATTTCAATCAAGGATGCGAAGGAACAGAATTTGGAGATTAGTGGGGAGGGACAATGAGATTGCATCGAAACCGGAGGATATTGCAAAGATAGCTGAGGACTACTTTTGCGATGTTTTTACTTCTTCTTGTTCGGCTGATCCGAATCCATACTTAGAGGATTTGGAGTCTAAGGTTACAGCTTCCATGAACCGTAGGCTCCAAAGGCCAGTAACTATGGACGAGGTCAAAAGAGCTACATTTAGTGTTCATGCTCAGAGTGCTCCTGGTGATGACGGGTTTACAGCtaagttttttcactttttttgggATATAGTTGGAGGTGACATTTTTAAGGCAGTGAGAAGTTTCTTTCACAGTGGCAGAATTTTAAAAAGCTTCAATCATactcaaatttgtttgattccaaaggTGCCAGATGCCAGTGACATGACTCAG AGCGCACCTAATACAAGCCAAAGCATTCTAGAATTGCTAGAGACCTATGAGGGTTTTAGTGGGCAAAAAGTCAATTTGAATAAGTCGGCTATCTTTTTCAGTCACAACACTCCTCAGAACACAAGACTAGCAGTTGCTCAGACACTAAATATTGAACATATCGGAGCACAAGACAAATACCTGGGACTGccctctatagttcaaaaatcaaagaaagcaaccTTTGGAGCTATCAAGGATAAAGTTCAGAAGAGGATTATGTGTTGGAAAAGAAGTATATTGTCATCAGGTGGCAGGCACACGCTATTGAGAGCGGTGGGGGAGGCGATTCCTATTTATACAGTCTCTTGTTTCAAGCTCCCGGACACGCTGTTGACTGAGATTCATAGCATGCTCTCGCAATTTTGGTGGGGTCAAAAAGGCGTAGAACGAAGAATGGTTTGGATTAAATGGGACACAATGACGAGACCAAAGAAAGATGGAGGGCTGGGGGATCAAGGATCTAAGGGCGCAAAATTTGGCTTTATTGGGCAAGCAATGTTGGCGTCTAATGAAATACCCTAA
- the LOC140178719 gene encoding uncharacterized protein, with the protein MRTIVWNCRGLGRPLTIHTLKGICKSHSPEIVFISETKNQSRQVEAKLRVCGYENWHIVNPAGVAGGLVLAWKDSISVQIISSGEFFVAAEIKEVGSSEVWAFIGVYLSCSEQIRSLQFEELITMSQHMEEKVVIAGDFNAITSQAEKEGGGQKSATTIATFTNFIDSNELVDIGMVGHPFTWTNRRQ; encoded by the coding sequence ATGAGAACTATAGTTtggaattgtcggggtttggggagacccctgacaatTCACACCTTAAAAGGGATCTGTAAATCCCACTCCCCCGAGATTGTGTTTATAAGTGAAACAAAGAACCAATCTCGACAGGTGGAAGCAAAACTTCGGGTATGCGGCTACGAAAACTGGCATATTGTTAACCCGGCAGGAGTGGCAGGAGGACTTGTGCTAGCTTGGAAGGACAGCATCAGTGTTCAAATTATTAGCAGTGGAGAATTCTTTGTGGCAGCCGAAATTAAGGAAGTCGGAAGCAGTGAGGTATGGGCGTTCATTGGTGTCTATTTGAGTTGTTCAGAACAAATTCGATCCTTACAGTTTGAGGAGCTTATAACAATGAGCCAACACATGGAAGAAAAAGTGGTAATAGCAGGCGATTTTAATGCTATAACAAGCCAAGCGGAAAAGGAGGGTGGAGGCCAAAAATCAGCAACCACCATTGCAACATTCACTAATTTTATTGACAGTAACGAATTGGTGGATATTGGAATGGTGGGGCACCCTTTCACGTGGACAAATCGAAGACAATGA
- the LOC140178350 gene encoding receptor-like protein 6, with product MGYLWSLVFPTLFLFLFSLLFSSSTIVKAHQCHGTESNALLQFKESFVISKFASYNHFSYPKTVSWMPSIDCCSWDGIECDEVTGHVIGIDLSSSQLYGSIDANSSLFSLVHLQSLDLSDNDFNHSQIPTMIGNFSQLRYLNASKSGFSSSVPDVLTNLTYLQSLDLSHCDLYGEFPVGIFHLPNLTTLVLAENRNLNGVIPDFQSRALVNKLIIPATNFGGRIPTSIGNLTSLKWLSIAECNFQGSIPSSFGNLNQLVHLDLFSSGLTTGNFPLFFVNFTQLSFLDLERCNLTGEIPSWIMNLTSLNHLRLHRNMFHGEIPYSLFRMDNLEYLSLGFNMLQGELELGLFLKMRRLSIIDLSYNKLSLLNEKGSFNATLPPLEVLFLDQCNLTGRIPTWIMNLTGLQWLGLQENYLQGEIPHLLFSLENLETLSLSYNSFEGELESDMFLKLKKLIYLSLSDNKLTLLPGKSSSNGTLPPLEVAGLDSCNLVEFPSFLQDLDQLVSLRLSNNDFKSVVPNWIWEKKSIESLSIFNSSLTGEISPLICNIKSLVLLDLANNNLSGTIPSCLGSSSQSLQIMMLPGNKLFGHLPQTYVMGSALKMIDVADNDLQGQLPRELVNCRMLEFLDVSYNKINDSFPYWLGSLPELKVIALRFNEFHGTINCPSICTFPKLHILDLSHNKFSGNLTPKMIKNWKSMTTSNISQLQYEDSAIHIPGKFWFAYIFYSFTMSNKGVVTDYEHIQKTFYCMVAIDISSNRISGEIPSVLGDLKSLVLLNMSNNLFIGDIPSSFRKLSNLEALDLSLNSLSGKIPQELAELTFLEFFNVSFNKLSGPIPENKQFSTFEGNCFAGNQGLCGIQLKKKCEDGSWSSPTGLDSDHDSGSIVEFDWKIILIGYGGGVVAGLALGNAFGSDILIWLKGKKLLC from the coding sequence ATGGGATATTTATGGTCTCTTGTTTTTCcaacactttttctttttcttttttcactgcTCTTCTCATCGTCCACTATCGTAAAGGCTCACCAATGTCATGGAACTGAAAGCAATGCTTTATTGCAGTTTAAGGAAAGCTTTGTGATTAGTAAGTTTGCTTCTTATAATCATTTCAGCTATCCCAAAACTGTTTCTTGGATGCCAAGCATAGATTGCTGCTCTTGGGATGGTATTGAATGCGACGAGGTCACCGGTCATGTGATTGGCATTGATCTGAGTAGCAGCCAGCTGTATGGATCAATAGATGCTAATAGCAGTCTGTTTTCTCTTGTACACCTTCAAAGCCTTGATCTTTCTGACAATGACTTTAACCACTCTCAAATTCCAACCATGATAGGTAACTTTTCACAGTTAAGATACCTCAATGCTAGCAAATCAGGATTTTCATCATCTGTGCCTGATGTACTCACAAACCTCACATATCTGCAAAGTCTTGATCTTTCCCATTGTGACCTGTATGGTGAATTTCCAGTTGGAATATTCCATCTTCCAAACTTGACAACTTTGGTTTTGGCTGAAAACCGAAACCTTAATGGTGTGATTCCTGATTTTCAATCAAGGGCACTTGTTAACAAGTTGATTATCCCTGCAACAAATTTTGGAGGTAGAATACCAACATCCATTGGTAATCTTACTTCTTTAAAATGGTTGTCCATTGCAGAATGCAATTTCCAAGGATCTATTCCTTCTTCCTTTGGCAACCTCAATCAGCTGGTGCATCTAGACCTTTTTTCCAGCGGGTTAACCACTGGCAACTTCCCATTGTTTTTTGTGAATTTCACCCAGCTATCTTTCTTAGACTTAGAAAGATGCAATTTAACTGGTGAGATACCATCTTGGATAATGAACCTAACATCTTTAAATCACTTGCGTCTTCACAGAAATATGTTTCATGGTGAAATTCCATACTCTCTTTTTAGAATGGACAACCTTGAATATCTTTCTCTAGGCTTCAACATGTTGCAAGGCGAATTAGAGCTTGGAttgtttttgaagatgaggaggCTTTCTATCATTGATTTGTCTTACAACAAATTATCTTTGCTCAACGAAAAAGGTTCTTTCAATGCTACCCTTCCCCCACTTGAGGTGTTATTCTTGGACCAATGCAATTTAACTGGTCGAATTCCAACTTGGATAATGAACCTAACTGGCTTGCAGTGGTTGGGTCTTCAAGAAAATTACCTTCAAGGTGAAATTCCTCATTTGCTGTTTTCACTGGAGAATCTTGAAACACTTTCTCTTAGTTATAATTCTTTTGAAGGAGAGCTTGAGAGTGACATGTTTTTGAAGCTCAAAAAGCTTATTTATCTTTCTTTATCCGACAACAAACTCACTTTGCTTCCGGGAAAAAGTTCTTCCAATGGGACCCTTCCTCCATTAGAAGTTGCAGGTTTGGATTCATGCAATTTGGTTGAGTTCCCATCCTTTTTGCAAGACTTAGATCAGTTGGTATCTCTGAGGTTATCAAATAATGATTTCAAGTCAGTAGTACCTAACTGGATTTGGGAGAAAAAAAGTATTGAAAGTTTGTCCATTTTCAATAGTTCACTGACAGGGGAAATATCTCCATTGATCTGTAATATAAAATCACTTGTTCTTCTTGATCTGGCCAATAACAACTTAAGTGGCACCATTCCCTCATGTTTGGGAAGCTCTAGCCAATCTCTTCAAATCATGATGCTACCAGGAAACAAATTGTTTGGTCACCTTCCTCAAACATATGTCATGGGAAGTGCCCTTAAGATGATTGATGTCGCTGACAACGATTTGCAAGGCCAGCTGCCAAGAGAATTGGTCAATTGCAGAATGCTTGAGTTTCTTGACGTGAGCTATAACAAGATCAACGACTCATTTCCGTATTGGTTGGGATCACTTCCAGAGCTGAAAGTTATTGCCTTACGTTTTAATGAATTTCATGGAACTATAAATTGTCCAAGTATATGCACATTTCCAAAGCTTCACATTCTTGATCTTTCCCACAATAAGTTTTCTGGAAATTTGACTCCAAAGATGATCAAGAATTGGAAGTCCATGACAACTTCCAACATAAGTCAATTACAATATGAGGATTCGGCTATCCATATTCCAGGAAAATTTTGGTTTGCTTATATTTTCTATTCATTCACAATGTCTAACAAAGGGGTTGTCACAGATTATGAGCATATTCAGAAAACATTTTACTGCATGGTAGCCATTGATATTTCAAGTAACAGAATTTCTGGAGAGATTCCATCTGTTTTGGGGGATCTCAAGAGTCTTGTTTTGCTCAACATGTCCAATAACTTGTTTATTGGTGACATTCCATCTTCCTTTAGAAAACTCTCAAATCTTGAAGCACTTGATCTTTCCCTCAATAGTTTGTCAGGAAAAATTCCTCAAGAATTAGCAGAACTCACCTTTTTGGAGTTTTTCAATGTGTCCTTCAACAAACTCTCAGGTCCTATACCAGAAAACAAGCAATTTTCCACATTTGAAGGCAACTGCTTCGCGGGAAACCAAGGCCTGTGTGGGATTCAgttgaagaagaaatgtgaagATGGTAGTTGGTCTTCCCCAACTGGACTTGATAGTGATCATGACTCAGGATCTATCGTTGAATTCGATTGGAAAATAATTCTGATTGGATACGGAGGAGGAGTTGTTGCTGGACTGGCACTTGGAAATGCTTTTGGTTCAGATATTCTTATATGGTTAAAAGGTAAGAAATTACTTTGCTAG
- the LOC140178720 gene encoding uncharacterized protein, giving the protein MEVREREGRRVSASRHNSSGVGGSSNPSSQTPIQSSPNSQYSDFANPHGLDAIDLNDDIEDRRQDSIQHWHWKEDEMLISAWLNVSTDPVVGTDQKGETFWSRIHSYCLEFCTDMTRGVVACKKRWYKINKAMAQFACCYDQASRNIRSGSNADDIKELAYKLYSTHYGQKFTFERHWNMLRLEQKWRSQLPTQSGGSKRLEHTHPHQTQKHRWLMNPVWTLPFAHKDQRRASEKALYGKRRRQDNTLIDNWIDEYLLEDSEEEDTDRSSIPITRRWINRDREAGHDRLFQDYFADDPVYHADIFRRRFRMRRHVFLRIVDALSNVYPYFQQRVDATGRRGLSPLQKCTAAIRMLAYGVAADVVDDYVRIGESTTIECLEKFVEGVISVFEDEYLRKPNPNDVQRLLQMAEGRGFPGMLGSIDCMHWQWKNCPKAWKGMYMSGYRGVATIVLKVVASSDLWIWHAFFGVSGSNNDINVLDRSPVFDDILNDRAPEVNYTINGNNYTMGYYLADGIYPEWATFVKSISKPQGEKRKLFVQYQEGQRKDVKRAFGVLQARFAIIRGPARFWEKKKLANIMRACIILHNMIVEDERDTYAENFAQGLEYDDVENGLSQPQSHKQEFG; this is encoded by the exons TGCTTCAAGACATAACTCATCtggtgttggtggctcttctaacccATCCTCTCAGACTCCTATACAATCTAGTCCAAATTCGCAATATTCGGATTTTGCCAACCCTCATGGATTAGATGCTATTGACCTCAATGATGATATTGAAGATCGGAGGCAAGATAGTATTCAACACTGGCATTGGAAAGAGGATGAGATGTTGATCAGTGCATGGTTAAATGTTTCAACTGACCCTGTAGTTGGTACCGATCAAAAGGGGGAAACATTTTGGAGTCGAATTCATAGCTACTGTTTAGAATTTTGCACCGACATGACAAGGGGGGTAGTTGCATGTAAGAAACGATGGTATAAGATCAACAAGGCTATGGCACAATTTGCTTGTTGCTACGATCAAGCTAGTCGAAACATAAGGAGTGGTTCGAACGCTGATGATATAAAGGAGTTGGCTTATAAACTTTATTCCACACATTATGGTCAAAAATTCACTTTTGAGAGGCATTGGAACATGCTTCGGCTGGAGCAAAAATGGAGAAGTCAACTACCTACACAGAGTGGCGGCTCAAAGAGACTGGAGCatactcatcctcatcaaacCCAGAAACACCGTTGGCTGATGAACCCGGTGTGGACTCTCCCGTTCGCCCacaaggatcaaagaagagcaagcgAAAAG gctttgtatggcaaAAGAAGACGGCAAGATAACACACTCATAGATAATTGGATCGATGAGTATTTACTCgaagattcagaagaagaagatacCGATAGAAGCTCTATCCCAATTACTCGTAGATGGATCAACAGAGATCGAGAAGCAGGACATGATCGCCTTTTCCAAGATTACTTTGCAGATGATCCGGTGTATCATGCTGACATTTTTCGACGGAGATTTCGAATGAGAAGACATGTGTTCCTTCGGATAGTAGACGCTCTCTCAAACGTCTATCCTTATTTCCAACAGAGGGTTgatgcaactggaagaagaggcttgTCGCCACTGCAGAAATGTACTGCTGCGATACGGATGTTAGCATATGGCGTAGCAgctgatgttgttgatgattatgtgcgcataggcgagagcactacaattgaatgcttggaaaaatttgttgaaggtgtcattTCGGTGTTCGAGGATGAATACTTGCGAAAACCAAATCCAAATGACGTACAACGCCTACTACAAATGGCAGAGGGTCGTGGCTTCCCTGGCATGTTGGgtagcattgactgcatgcattggcaatggaaaaattgtccaaaggcgtggaaaggtatgtacatgagtggttatcgtGGGGTTGCAACCATAGTACTTAAGGTTGTAGCATCTTCAGACCTTTGGATATGGCATGCATTCTTTGGAGTTTCTGGTTCAAATAACGATATCAACGTGTTAGATCGTTCTCCCGTGTTTGATGACATTCTAAATGATCGTGCTCCGGaggtaaattatactattaatggtaataattatacaATGGGATACTACTTAGCAGATGGTATTTATCCTGAATGGgccacatttgtcaaatcaatctcaaagccacaaggggagaaacgcaagttatttgtacaataccaagaagggcaaagaaaagatgtgaaacgagcattcggagtgttgcaagcacgctttgcaattatacgtggtccagctcgtttttgggaaaagaagaagcttgccaacataatgagagcttgtattatattgcataatatgattgttgaggatgaaagagacacttatgcagaaaattttgctcaaggcttagagtatgatgatgttgaaaatggcttatcacaacctca GAGCCATAAACAAGAATTTGGATGA